The genome window GTGGACCTTCACGGCCAGCATGATCATCAGTCCCTCCTTATCGTTTCCGAGCATGCTCGTTACCTTGACGGGTTCGGCAAGCTGGTCCCCCTTTCCCGTGAGGTAGCCGGTCTCTATGCTGAATATACCGGTACATTGAAAGATATAGAAGCTCTGCGGAGTACCATGGATTCGAAAAAGAGAGACCGTGAACTGCACCTTTTCCAGATTCGGGAAATCGAGGAGACTCAGATTGCTCAGAATGAGGATGAAGAACTCGAGCAGGAAATTCAAAAACTTTCCCGCGCCGCAGATTTGAAATCTTTGGGAGAGCAAGTTTTTCAGGAGCTCTCGGAAGCGGAAGGTTCTATCGAGGAGAGGATAGGAGCGCTGACTGGCCGTATCGAGGATTTGTCGCTGTTTGACGGAGAGCTTGCCCCTTTCCTGGAACGAATGGAGGGAATCGCCGCCGCGGTGAGCGAACTGGCTCGTGATTTCCGTTCGTACAGCGAAAAAATCGATGATGATCCGGCCATCCTGGCTGAACTGGAAAACCGACTTGGCGTGATCGAAAAGATGAAAAAGAAATACGGCCCCCGGCTTGAGGATCTTTTTGCCTATTACAAAAAAATCAAAAAAGAGACTGAGGGTGAGGAAAGTTCAGAAATGAGGCTCCGGGAACTTGAGGATCAGGTGAAAGTTCTGCGCGCCCGTCTCTCCGAGCAGGCAGCGATTCTTTCCCTGAAACGTAAGGAAACGGCGCCTCTTTTCTCAGGGGATGTGGAATCGCACCTCGCAGAGCTGGGCATGTCTGGGGCGCATCTCGTGGTGGATATCACCCCGGTCGAGAGCGGATGTGAGATGGAGGTGGAGGGGGGTCGCGTTATGGTTGGGAAAAACGGGCTGGACCGGTTGGAATTTCTCGTTTCCGCCAATCCGGGTGAACCGCCCCGCTCTCTGGTAAAGGTCGCTTCCGGAGGGGAAGTTTCACGGGTCATGCTGTCGCTGAAACTTGCCCTGGGCGGAATCGATTCCGTTCCGACCATGGTTTTCGATGAGGTTGACAGCGGCGTATCGGGGAGAGTGGCGGACGCAATGGGGAAAAAGCTCAGGAAACTCTCAGAATCCCGCCAGGCGCTGGTGATCACCCATCTTCCCCAGATAGCAGTGATGGCAAAACGTCATTTCTCCGCCCGTAAACAGATGGAGAATGGCCGAACCTGCACGAAGCTGGTGATGCTCGATGAGGCCATGAAGCGCCAGGAATTGGCCTCCCTTCTCTCCGGGGAAACCTTGACCGACACCGCGCTCGCTCACGCCGGAGAAATGATGAAACTGCGGAAGGAAAAAGAGAAAACCAAAGCCCGAAGCTCAAAGCCCAAAGTGTAATGAGAAGATGCAAAGTGAGAGATTGTCTGAACCGCGGATGGTCAGGATGGAAAGATAGACAGGATGAAAAGAAAAGGATAAAAGATGAGCCTTTTCAAAAGTCGATATTTGAAGCAGCCCCCTTTCTGTCCTTCGGACATCCTTCCCCCGGAGGGGGCAGGAACAGACTGTGGAGCAACAACTTCCCTTGCCCCCTTCTGGGGAAAGGGACTGAGGGATAGGGGGCTGTAGTTAAAAAACTCGTTTTCTTTTTACGTATAACTCAACTTTTGCAAAAGCCTCGAAACCAAATAATATCTTGTACTGTTTATAAAATATCCAATAATTTTCAATACTCGATTTGCTCTGTGAATCTTCTTGCCTCCCAAAAGATTTCCTGTTATTTTCATCTTATATTTGCCTTTAACCCATGTTCCTTCTTCTTTAAAAATAATCTTATGACCACGTTATCCTCTCTATACATGCAAAAACGTCACAATCTGCTTCTTGATCTTTACCAATCTCTCGAAAAATCCCTGGGACCGGCTCATTGGTGGCCGGCAAAGACTCCCTTCGAGGTATGCATCGGTGCCATTCTCACTCAGAACGCCCCCTGGGCGGGAGTACGCAAAGCGATTGCGGGTCTTCAGGAAAAAGGTATTTTCACTGTCGAGGGCATTGCGGAAGCAGATGAGCGCATGCTGGCAGATGCGGTGCGGCCGGCCATTTATCACAACCAGAAGGCTCGGCGGATCAAGACCTTTTGCCGGTTTCTGAGGGATGAATGCAATGGCGTGGTAGAGGAAATGCGGAATTGGGAACTTCTAGCGGCTCGCGGGAAACTCCTTTCGCTTTCGGGAATCGGGTATGAAACCGCCGATTCCATGCTCCTTTATGCCCTCGGGATGCCGGTATTCGTGGTGGATGCCTACACGAAACGCATATTGACCCGTCACAGCCTGATCGGCGAGGAATGCGATTACGAGGAAATGCGGGCGTTTTTTGAGGATGCACTCGACCCTGACCCTGTCCTGTTCAACGAATTCCATGCGCTCCTCTGTCTTGCCGGAGCGAAATACTGCCGTAAAAAACCGTTATGTGACCAATGTCCGGCGCGGGAAATCCTGGGAGAACCGGTTCTATGAAGTGGAAAAAAATGACATTTCTGGCGTTTGGGCACTTTGCATCCGATTTTTATCCGGGTCTGCTTGCGCCGCTGCTCCCGCTCCTGACCGCCCAGCATGGATGGACTCTGACCCAGACCGGCATCCTGATCATGGTCATGAGCATTTTCATGAATGCCATGCAGCCGGTAATCGGACTTTTGAACGACCGGTATCCGCTCAAGCTGTTTCTCTGGCTGGGGCCGATATTATCCGCAGTTCCCTTCAGCCTGTTCTTTTATCTGACACACTTCGAGGTACTGATAACTGCGCTGGCCATCGCCGGCCTGGGTGTGGCCATGTATCATCCGGTTGGTGCCGTAGCAGCAGGTCATGACACGGATGAAAACAAACGGGTGGTGACCATGGCGTTTTTCTCCTCCGGCGGTTCGGTGGGAGTTACCACCGCGCCGCTGGCCGTGGTTCTGATCATCAATGTTCTCGGTATCAAGTACATGCCCCTGGTGGCCATTCCGGCGCTCCTTATGATGTTCTATTTCATGCGCGACAATGATATCGTGGTAAGCGAACACCAGGGGCATACCCTGCGTGAGATGATTTCCTCCCTCTCCGACAATTTCCGGGAGCTGACCCTGCTCTGGGTGATTTCCGGATTCCGTGCCATGGTGTACGGCATTGTCAGCAATTTCCTAGCGCTCCTCATGATCGCCCGGGGATATTCATACGCCGCAAGCGCCTATTTCCTTTCGGCTTCGCTCCTGGCTGGTATGGGCGGCATGTTCCTCGGCGGCCACCTCGCCGACCGTCACGGCAAACGAAAGATCATGGCTCTCAGCATGTTTGTATCCGTTCCCCTGTTTTATGGGTTCAGCTTCTTCGGCGGCATCCTGTCGGTTGTCCTCCTCCTTTTGGCCATGGTGAGCCTGACCTCGACCCTTCCGGTGAATATCGTCCTCGCACAGCGGGCGGCGCCCAAACTCCCCGGCATGGCTTCTTCCCTGGTGATGGGGCTTTCCTTTATGTTCGGGGCGATCATTGCCCCGCCGTTCGGGGCGCTCGCCGACCGTATAGGCATCGAGGCGGCCATGCACTGGATGTTTCTCATTCCGATTATCGGCGGCCTGGGAGCCATGTTCCTGAAAAATGAGTAAAGAAATCTGAAATGTGTCTGAACCGCGGATAGTCGGGATTGACGGATGACCGGGATGAAAAAACCCCCAAAAGGGCATGAACAACTGCGTTATCGACGGATGTGGAACATGTGAGGACATTGCGGAATGGAAAGGGGGGAATGTTCGCGCTAAGAGGCCGGCCGCTTTTGGCCGGTCCGCTTGAGCGCGGGGTTAGGTTGCTGTTTGAATAGTTGCTCACGGTACTCGGCCACAAACTGCAACGTTCTCAAGATAGTGAACTGTTCTGGAACTTGCCCTTTCATCATTGAGACTGCGGAGAACTGCGTGATGATAGGTTCAAGGAATGCCGAGATGTGAACAACCCGACCGCCAGCCAAGAATCTACTCTCGTTCTTTGAAGCGATGACAAAAAGAGCAATCTGTTCGGGGACAGTTTCAGGGGATAAGAGCCCAGGAAACATGCCGGGAATGTACTTTCGTCCAGCTTCAAACTTCTTCTTGTACCTTCGTTCTCGTTCATTCCAGCTCCCAGCGTCGGTCGACGGTTCGACATGAACAAGGTGTTTAGTCGTAGGGTGAAATGCGACGACGTCCAATTCGCACTCGTATCCACCCGCAGGTCTCTTTCCAACACGCACATTGCGGCGAATAAAATAACCCTGGTATTCATACCATTCAGCGACCAGTTGCTCTAGGAAATTGATGGCCATCGGCTATCCGATCAGCAACCTAACTATGGCTTATACAGATCATGTATAAGAACCTATATACAGCTCATAGAGCTATATAAACCCCCAAAGAAATATCAAAAAGAAACGCGTATATAAATATCAATCTGTTGAGACATAACGTACAAAAATGACTTGGGATTATTTACAGTCTGCATAAAATTCCATTTCCCCGAAATTGCTTGTGGGAGCCTTTATGCAAATTGGGGCTCACCGTCTTCCAGAAGCATTTCAATAACTTCTTTTAGATTTTCGTGCAGTTCTTCCAGGGTTTCTGCTTGAGAGTGCGCTCCCTTTCATTTATGGGTTGGCAGGTATTTTAACGAATAAGTCTTCTTTCCAGAAGTTCCTGTAGTTCTCGCCTGCCATCAAGAATACAATGGATATACACATTCGATTTTATAACCTGATAGATTATTCGATAAGGCTTGAAATGAATTTCTCTATATTCCATTACACCAATTCGCTCTAATTCCGGGGGAATATGGCCGCGGTTTGGTGACTCTAATAGATATAAACAGGTTTCTTCTAATTTATCTATGAGATATTCAGCTTTTTCGATTGAATCTGAGAGTGATACATACTTATAAATATCCCAAAGATCTTCTTCGGCATCAGAAATAATGTATACATTACATTTCATTTTGATTTTCTTTTATTCTCTTTCTGATATCTTTAAAAGATTGTTCGATTGTCTTTATATTGCCTTTCTCGATATTTTTCTTGCTCAGGGATATTATTTTTAATAAAGCCAGGCTTTCCTGGGTTTGTTCATATACTCGAATATCTTGGAGGATGGCTTTGGCTTCACCGTTTTGAGTTATCACCACTGTCTTTTGATTGGATGCAACATCTCTTAATATTTCTGATGCATGCGCCTTGAGATAACTGATCGGTTTTACCGAATCGCTTAATTTCATTGAGAATTCTCCTTTTTATTTTGACTATAATATAGACCTTTAAATGGTCATTTGCAAGAATATTTTTGCCCGCTGACTCTTTTTAACTTTGTCACTCTGCCTCTCTGTCACTTTGTTGCTTCTTCTCCAGATACTTCTCCAGAGTCCTTTGTGGTTTCGCCAACTCGATGCCCAGCTCTTGTTTCAGCCTTGTCACCAGACGCTTAAAACTGCTCGGTCTATTTCCTTACAGTTATATTGTTAATATACTATATATAATGCGGCTGAGAAGGCGATTTTTCATATATGAAAAACGGTTGCCGGAAAAGCGAGTAATTGGAAGATTTGTTCAATCGCGGGGTTGAGTTGGTTAGGTCGGAGTCGCTCAGTCCTTAGATCGGTCCCATATCTTGCGAGAGGTTGAGTATGTCTCAGTCGATGCTTGAACTTCTGCGCCATACAGTGGATGAAATACGGTATTTGTGAGCCGTTATCAGTTCTTTTGTTACAGCAGCATCACTTCTTGACGCCTGCCGTCCTCCTCATTCTCGATAATCAACATGGGGCCGTCTTCTACATGCAACTGTTCGTTTGCGTTCAGGAGTTCGATGCCGTAAACAGTGCCGTCGTAGGCAATATCCACGTTCATTTCATCGCTCAAACGGATGGTTTCAACCGCCTCTTTCTTTTTATGCAGGCGTATGTAAGCGATGTTGTGCCTGGGATCATAGGTCAATTTCATGACATTTCCTTTCAGAAGTATTTCACCATTACAGTAATGACCAACCAGCCGTCGTTAAGTTCCTCAGCGTATGCTTCGATCTGTTTCGTTCCATATCTCCGCCCACGCCATTCACCTTCACATGGGAAATTACGACGGAAACCGGACCGTCCAAATTTTGCTGGAAAGCGCTCACCATGGAGAATCGTTTCAATGATCTCTGATTCCGTTGCCCCGCGCTCGCTCAGACGCTCTCGCGCATGTGGATGAAAGCGAATGACCGTCACCATGCTATAAGGTTCCTCCTACCACAAGAGGCGTATTCTATAAAATACAATTCATAAGCGCCATACGCCATGAGAATTAAAGCAACCTGCCCTTGTTGACAGATGCGGCAACAAGTTTGGCATGACCGTGTCACCCTGAACTTGTTTCAGGGTCTAAAGGAAAACTCATGCTTCAATTTCATCTTAGATTAGCTCACCTGCCGCCCTTTAACAGGCCGATCCCTTCGACGAGTGGAGGATACACGGCGACATTGTCAGAGCCTTCTCCCCAAGTTGTGAACATGTAGCCGATCAACTTCGGGTTTTTCAGCCCCAGGCTGTATGATATGAGCTTTTTGGTGGCATCCACCTTGTTCCAGCCTGCGGGAAGAACGCGGAAGCCCTTTACGATAAACATGGGGATCGACGGGTACGAGTCGCGCAGGGAATAATGCCAGGGACACATAATGATGTCCTTCGGCACCATATCGATGGCGAGAGCGGTGCCGTTCTCTGAGGCCTCCCATTTTCCCATTTTGTACTTTGCGCCGTCTATGAATCGGTCCGCCCACATGAGCATCTCGACTTTGCGCTTCCGCACGATATGGTCATACATGTCGTTGACCGCTTTCGCAAAAAGCTTCGCAGGGTCCTTGCCTTTCGTCGCGGGTGACTGATCGGCGCCGAGGAGAAAGATTTCATCCATCCCCACATGAATGGCGTCCGCATCGAATGCATCGATGATCTCGTCCACGAGTGGGAAGATGATCTCATACACCCGCGGGTTCGTCACATCCCACTCGCGGCAGTAAAGACCCTCGTTGCCGGGAAACGCGCCAGGGGTAAGATCGAGCTCGGGATACACGGTCAGGAGAGGGAACGTCTGTTTCGCCCAGGATTGATGACCGAGGCACTGAAACTGGGGGATGAGCCTGATTCCGTGCTTTCTGCAGAGTGCGGCGAACCGCTTCGCCCCTTCCTTTGTTATACATTGCTTCATCCTGAGCTCGGGATGAGACTCGAACTGAAAGCTGTAGTCGATCTCGAAAATGAGAACGTTAATGCCCATTTTGGCGAGGTCCGGTATTTTCGCGCCGATACTGTCGAGTCTCGCGTCGGTGTTGTAGTTGAGAACGTGCAGCGCCCGCCAGTACACGCCTTTCCCGGGTCCGACCTTCATCGGGCGAAGTGCGCACCCGGCAAATGCCAGGAGGAGAACAGCGGCGCAAAGACTTAATAATGCCCTCATGAGAAACCTCCGCGTAAAGAGAAAAGCTTCTGTGCTTTTCTTAAGCTTTATCCAGAAAATCTGAAACCTTCCCTCCACGGGCGATCATATTGTCGAGAATCTGGATGGAGAGGAACAGGCGCCGCGGATGGTGCAGAAGGCAGCGTTGTCTCCAGCGCTCCGGGTTCTTGTAGCCGGTGGTGAATACCTTGTCGTACCAGGTTATGGCCCAGGTCTCATGGCTGTGTTCGATGGCCATGAGGCAGAATATCAGGGCGTCATCGAGGGCGCCGGTGGCGATGCCGTTGATGTCCGCCGGCTCCTGGGGGGGATCCTCCGGGTTGCTGCGGCTGACCAGCCCGCTGATTTTCTTACCGTCGATCCAGCATTTCTCCAGGGTCATCCGGCCCATCTCCATAGCATCCACGAACATACGGGTGTGGTTGCGGCGCAGCGCCTCGTCCATGCACATCCAGGCCGCCTGGATGCTGTGCCAGCCGGAGATGGCACGGTGGCCGCCCTGGGAGTCGGGCTTGAACGGCTGAAACAGGTCATCGAGGTGCTCGAAGGCCACTCCATATTCTGGATGGTAGTGGCGCTCGAGGATGTTCCGCACACACATCCGGGCGATCATATCCACTCCGTCATCGTACGTGTATCGGAGGAGCGGGGTGAGCGTGCTCAGGAAGTGCTGCCAGGTGCCCAGCCGCTTCGTTCCCGGCTCATGGCAGCCGCCATGCCCGCTCAGGTGCTGGTAGACGGGCGACACGATGCGCTCCATGACCCCGTACGCCGATTCCACCGCAATATCCCGGGTCTCCTTTTCTCCGGTGGCCTTGAATAATTCCATCAGCCCAAGGACCATGTACATGTCGCCGTAGATGTTGAAAGATCCCTCGATTTTCTTCCCGTCACGGGTGAACCGTGAAATCCAGTACTTCCCCTCACGGCAGTTCTTCACCAGGAAGTCGCGGGTGAGACGAGCGGCCTTGAGGAACCTGTCATCCTTGCCGAAATGGTTGTAGATGTAAGAAAAAACCCAGAGGGCGCGCCCCTGGTAGTACATGTCCTTG of Candidatus Latescibacter sp. contains these proteins:
- a CDS encoding type II toxin-antitoxin system Phd/YefM family antitoxin — encoded protein: MKLSDSVKPISYLKAHASEILRDVASNQKTVVITQNGEAKAILQDIRVYEQTQESLALLKIISLSKKNIEKGNIKTIEQSFKDIRKRIKENQNEM
- a CDS encoding endonuclease III domain-containing protein, which translates into the protein MTTLSSLYMQKRHNLLLDLYQSLEKSLGPAHWWPAKTPFEVCIGAILTQNAPWAGVRKAIAGLQEKGIFTVEGIAEADERMLADAVRPAIYHNQKARRIKTFCRFLRDECNGVVEEMRNWELLAARGKLLSLSGIGYETADSMLLYALGMPVFVVDAYTKRILTRHSLIGEECDYEEMRAFFEDALDPDPVLFNEFHALLCLAGAKYCRKKPLCDQCPAREILGEPVL
- a CDS encoding type II toxin-antitoxin system RelE/ParE family toxin yields the protein MKCNVYIISDAEEDLWDIYKYVSLSDSIEKAEYLIDKLEETCLYLLESPNRGHIPPELERIGVMEYREIHFKPYRIIYQVIKSNVYIHCILDGRRELQELLERRLIR
- a CDS encoding MFS transporter, which produces MKWKKMTFLAFGHFASDFYPGLLAPLLPLLTAQHGWTLTQTGILIMVMSIFMNAMQPVIGLLNDRYPLKLFLWLGPILSAVPFSLFFYLTHFEVLITALAIAGLGVAMYHPVGAVAAGHDTDENKRVVTMAFFSSGGSVGVTTAPLAVVLIINVLGIKYMPLVAIPALLMMFYFMRDNDIVVSEHQGHTLREMISSLSDNFRELTLLWVISGFRAMVYGIVSNFLALLMIARGYSYAASAYFLSASLLAGMGGMFLGGHLADRHGKRKIMALSMFVSVPLFYGFSFFGGILSVVLLLLAMVSLTSTLPVNIVLAQRAAPKLPGMASSLVMGLSFMFGAIIAPPFGALADRIGIEAAMHWMFLIPIIGGLGAMFLKNE
- a CDS encoding AGE family epimerase/isomerase, producing MKRRGFIAGLAVPALALTATGQNRKNEMIAASKVNSMSIKGIGNKTIQELRDFHQKELNEEYIALWLKSGIDWQYGGSFPEANPEGDPKKDTNKDMYYQGRALWVFSYIYNHFGKDDRFLKAARLTRDFLVKNCREGKYWISRFTRDGKKIEGSFNIYGDMYMVLGLMELFKATGEKETRDIAVESAYGVMERIVSPVYQHLSGHGGCHEPGTKRLGTWQHFLSTLTPLLRYTYDDGVDMIARMCVRNILERHYHPEYGVAFEHLDDLFQPFKPDSQGGHRAISGWHSIQAAWMCMDEALRRNHTRMFVDAMEMGRMTLEKCWIDGKKISGLVSRSNPEDPPQEPADINGIATGALDDALIFCLMAIEHSHETWAITWYDKVFTTGYKNPERWRQRCLLHHPRRLFLSIQILDNMIARGGKVSDFLDKA
- a CDS encoding DUF2283 domain-containing protein → MKLTYDPRHNIAYIRLHKKKEAVETIRLSDEMNVDIAYDGTVYGIELLNANEQLHVEDGPMLIIENEEDGRRQEVMLL
- the recN gene encoding DNA repair protein RecN; the encoded protein is MLESLTIRNYAIIEEMTVQFSDGLNVITGETGAGKSIVVDALELVLGARASTEMIRSGADSMSVSGVFTLESGLPEGDFPVEAEDGILILRREVRSDGNSRSFVNDRPVTLRTLKDLGDRLVDLHGQHDHQSLLIVSEHARYLDGFGKLVPLSREVAGLYAEYTGTLKDIEALRSTMDSKKRDRELHLFQIREIEETQIAQNEDEELEQEIQKLSRAADLKSLGEQVFQELSEAEGSIEERIGALTGRIEDLSLFDGELAPFLERMEGIAAAVSELARDFRSYSEKIDDDPAILAELENRLGVIEKMKKKYGPRLEDLFAYYKKIKKETEGEESSEMRLRELEDQVKVLRARLSEQAAILSLKRKETAPLFSGDVESHLAELGMSGAHLVVDITPVESGCEMEVEGGRVMVGKNGLDRLEFLVSANPGEPPRSLVKVASGGEVSRVMLSLKLALGGIDSVPTMVFDEVDSGVSGRVADAMGKKLRKLSESRQALVITHLPQIAVMAKRHFSARKQMENGRTCTKLVMLDEAMKRQELASLLSGETLTDTALAHAGEMMKLRKEKEKTKARSSKPKV
- a CDS encoding family 20 glycosylhydrolase, whose product is MRALLSLCAAVLLLAFAGCALRPMKVGPGKGVYWRALHVLNYNTDARLDSIGAKIPDLAKMGINVLIFEIDYSFQFESHPELRMKQCITKEGAKRFAALCRKHGIRLIPQFQCLGHQSWAKQTFPLLTVYPELDLTPGAFPGNEGLYCREWDVTNPRVYEIIFPLVDEIIDAFDADAIHVGMDEIFLLGADQSPATKGKDPAKLFAKAVNDMYDHIVRKRKVEMLMWADRFIDGAKYKMGKWEASENGTALAIDMVPKDIIMCPWHYSLRDSYPSIPMFIVKGFRVLPAGWNKVDATKKLISYSLGLKNPKLIGYMFTTWGEGSDNVAVYPPLVEGIGLLKGGR
- a CDS encoding DUF4258 domain-containing protein, giving the protein MVTVIRFHPHARERLSERGATESEIIETILHGERFPAKFGRSGFRRNFPCEGEWRGRRYGTKQIEAYAEELNDGWLVITVMVKYF